A genomic region of Halostagnicola larsenii XH-48 contains the following coding sequences:
- a CDS encoding NAD(P)-binding domain-containing protein: MKIGMIGAGNVGSTAAQNFVDAGHEVMISNSRGPETLTDLVDDLGSNAHAGTVSEAADFGEVVMEAIPFNAYKSLPADTLSDKIVISASNYYPGRDGLTDVGKTHTDLIADHLEDSRVIKAFNSIYWENLRDGQRLEADPDDRFAIFIAGDDDEAKSVVSSLIEDIGFTPVDTGLLTEGGRHIEPGSPIYTGSLTASEARTRLAALKATVAAYENGYYSPSQEVTIQELANELDMSEESLSEYLHRGTEQLISQYLKSFPFS; encoded by the coding sequence ATGAAAATCGGAATGATTGGCGCAGGGAATGTCGGGAGTACAGCCGCTCAGAACTTCGTTGATGCAGGCCACGAGGTTATGATTAGCAATTCTCGGGGGCCAGAAACACTCACCGATCTCGTTGACGATCTGGGAAGCAACGCTCATGCGGGGACCGTCTCTGAAGCAGCCGATTTCGGCGAAGTCGTCATGGAGGCGATTCCGTTCAATGCATACAAATCCCTCCCTGCGGACACTCTCAGTGATAAGATCGTTATCAGTGCCTCAAATTATTATCCGGGACGTGACGGACTAACCGACGTAGGGAAGACACATACGGACCTCATTGCGGATCATCTCGAAGACTCAAGAGTCATCAAGGCATTCAATTCTATCTATTGGGAAAACCTCCGAGACGGGCAACGGCTTGAGGCCGATCCGGATGATCGTTTTGCGATATTTATCGCTGGGGATGATGATGAGGCGAAAAGTGTAGTTTCGAGTCTTATCGAGGATATTGGATTCACTCCTGTGGATACAGGTCTACTTACTGAGGGAGGCCGTCACATAGAACCAGGTTCGCCGATCTATACTGGCTCACTGACCGCGAGTGAGGCACGGACACGGTTAGCGGCACTCAAAGCAACTGTGGCTGCATATGAAAACGGCTATTACAGCCCCTCGCAGGAAGTCACAATCCAAGAACTAGCTAATGAATTAGACATGAGTGAAGAGTCTCTCTCAGAATATCTTCATCGGGGGACAGAACAACTCATCAGTCAATATCTTAAGTCATTCCCCTTTAGTTAA
- a CDS encoding winged helix-turn-helix transcriptional regulator: MSEGKGSQGSKRGEGVDESTLFSLLGKAHTLAILNEIVTTDKQSIRFGELQDSLELSPNTLSRRLDELVEVGFLERTQYDEIPPRVEYEETEMVNDLTPVFRGLEIWMERHGSDQLECS; encoded by the coding sequence ATGAGCGAGGGCAAAGGAAGTCAAGGGTCAAAACGGGGTGAAGGGGTTGATGAGAGTACGCTCTTCTCACTTCTTGGGAAGGCACATACCTTAGCAATCCTCAATGAAATTGTCACTACAGACAAACAGTCGATCCGTTTCGGCGAACTCCAAGATTCGCTCGAACTTTCGCCGAATACACTCTCTCGACGACTCGATGAACTTGTCGAAGTTGGATTTCTTGAACGTACACAGTACGACGAAATTCCTCCACGAGTAGAATACGAAGAAACAGAAATGGTAAACGATCTCACGCCAGTTTTTCGAGGACTAGAGATATGGATGGAACGGCACGGATCAGATCAACTTGAGTGTTCCTAA
- a CDS encoding NAD(P)/FAD-dependent oxidoreductase — MSASTCPRYEVVVVGGGPAGLTTALYTTRLGHRTAVFEGEGGRHATVNHVHNVLGISPDVSGRELASHALEQVETYGGDIYLDIVENIDTVEGDYPFRLEAAHATVESKRVVLATGFRDHSPDVPGLREFTGRGLYYCLHCDAYALGDGSVYVLGHDDDAAHAAMTMLNFTDDVDLLLDGRDPQWDDDTDEQLRAHPIERVEPKVVETYTADADDDRFGGLTFTDGTTRDYLGGFAMYGMTYNTALAESLECDLTDDGAIDVDERRETSVKGVYAVGDVTHGQNQTAIAIGDGAYAGIAINKDIRRFPLSLETIDSLNAPGSDTSDSSFTAPGSSPQLRARMRRMQDRTTNPGLRGPPPNR, encoded by the coding sequence ATGTCAGCTAGCACTTGTCCGCGATACGAGGTCGTCGTCGTCGGCGGCGGACCCGCCGGCCTGACCACCGCGCTGTATACGACGCGTCTGGGCCACCGAACTGCCGTATTCGAGGGCGAGGGGGGCCGTCACGCGACGGTCAACCACGTACACAACGTGTTGGGAATTTCGCCGGACGTCTCCGGTCGAGAACTGGCTTCCCACGCGCTCGAGCAGGTCGAGACGTACGGCGGAGATATCTACCTGGACATCGTCGAGAACATCGACACGGTCGAGGGCGACTATCCCTTTCGCCTCGAGGCCGCCCACGCGACGGTCGAATCGAAACGAGTCGTGCTGGCGACCGGGTTTCGCGATCACAGCCCCGATGTACCGGGGCTTCGAGAATTCACCGGTCGCGGGTTGTACTACTGTCTGCACTGTGATGCGTACGCACTCGGCGATGGCTCGGTGTACGTCCTCGGCCACGACGACGATGCGGCACACGCCGCGATGACGATGCTCAACTTCACCGACGATGTCGACCTCCTGCTCGACGGGCGTGACCCCCAGTGGGACGACGACACCGACGAACAGCTACGCGCTCACCCAATCGAGCGCGTCGAACCGAAGGTCGTCGAAACGTACACCGCCGACGCGGACGACGACCGATTCGGCGGACTCACCTTTACTGACGGGACGACTCGCGACTACCTCGGCGGGTTTGCGATGTACGGGATGACGTACAATACCGCGCTCGCCGAATCACTCGAATGTGACCTGACGGACGACGGGGCGATCGACGTCGACGAGCGCCGTGAGACGAGCGTCAAGGGAGTGTACGCAGTGGGAGACGTTACCCACGGCCAAAATCAGACCGCGATCGCGATCGGTGACGGTGCGTATGCGGGAATCGCGATCAACAAAGACATACGACGGTTTCCACTGTCTCTCGAGACGATCGACTCACTGAACGCTCCCGGATCAGACACCTCGGACTCCTCGTTTACCGCCCCCGGGAGCAGTCCCCAACTTCGGGCGCGGATGCGACGAATGCAGGATCGAACGACCAACCCGGGCCTTCGCGGGCCGCCGCCGAATCGATGA
- a CDS encoding MFS transporter translates to MDRSIYRRWLGWAALSLAFLSVGLHRTSMGVLAEVLVRTFETTGTELGLLHSSFFYLYAALQLPAGIITDYAGSRKTAVYGTLVMSVGAMVFAVSPTYTVALAARALIGLGASVLYLAVLRFCANWFRANEFATLSGLTLTVGALGGILATTPLAIAVSQIGWRESIFGIGVIGILTAIFVYTAVRNTPMDAGLSQIDGVPPAPTLSIADIKSNLFHVLQTPVTWLLGLFLFCGIGVDFTIFGLWGIPYLVQSYGLTVTSASSYVLVAGIGWVFGPIVFGVVSDRLETRMPLVLGSVLVITLIWVTFAVFGTANLLLVGALFFTVRFMGGSGALTFTVIKERFDPAAAGTAIGAINSMGWFGAAVFPILFGTMLDTFWTGETINGARVYTETGYRIGFALAAGAAVFMVVCAFWAIRRLDS, encoded by the coding sequence GTGGACAGATCCATCTACCGTCGGTGGTTGGGGTGGGCCGCCCTGTCTCTCGCGTTTCTCTCCGTTGGGCTCCACCGTACCTCGATGGGCGTGCTCGCGGAAGTCCTCGTAAGGACGTTCGAGACGACCGGTACTGAGTTGGGGCTCCTGCACTCGTCGTTCTTCTATCTCTATGCTGCGCTCCAACTTCCCGCGGGAATCATCACTGATTACGCCGGGTCACGAAAGACGGCAGTGTATGGCACACTTGTTATGAGTGTCGGGGCAATGGTGTTCGCTGTCAGTCCCACTTATACCGTTGCACTCGCTGCGAGGGCGCTCATCGGACTTGGTGCGAGCGTGCTGTATCTGGCGGTACTCCGATTCTGTGCGAACTGGTTTCGAGCGAACGAATTTGCGACGTTGTCCGGGCTGACGCTCACCGTCGGTGCTCTGGGTGGAATACTCGCAACGACTCCGTTGGCGATCGCTGTGAGTCAAATCGGATGGCGCGAATCAATATTTGGAATCGGGGTTATTGGGATTCTCACTGCGATATTTGTGTATACCGCGGTTCGTAATACCCCGATGGATGCCGGACTTTCCCAAATCGATGGCGTCCCGCCTGCCCCCACCCTGAGTATTGCCGACATCAAATCGAATCTCTTTCACGTCCTCCAGACGCCCGTGACCTGGCTCCTCGGACTGTTTCTATTCTGTGGAATCGGCGTGGATTTCACGATCTTCGGCCTCTGGGGAATCCCGTACCTCGTGCAGTCGTATGGTTTGACTGTTACCTCTGCATCATCATATGTTCTCGTTGCCGGGATCGGCTGGGTGTTCGGACCGATAGTCTTTGGAGTTGTCTCGGATCGGTTGGAAACGCGTATGCCGTTGGTTCTCGGTTCAGTCCTAGTCATCACTCTCATTTGGGTGACGTTTGCTGTTTTCGGGACAGCAAACCTCCTCTTAGTCGGGGCGCTGTTTTTCACCGTACGGTTTATGGGCGGTAGTGGGGCGCTTACATTCACCGTTATCAAAGAGCGGTTCGATCCGGCCGCCGCTGGGACCGCCATTGGAGCGATAAACTCAATGGGCTGGTTCGGTGCGGCAGTCTTTCCGATACTGTTTGGGACCATGCTCGATACATTCTGGACAGGGGAAACGATCAACGGAGCGCGTGTCTACACGGAGACTGGATACAGAATCGGATTTGCACTTGCGGCTGGTGCTGCAGTTTTCATGGTGGTGTGTGCATTCTGGGCCATACGGAGACTCGATAGCTAA
- a CDS encoding helix-turn-helix domain-containing protein, translating into MREYILSARYKRGADSLMDVFISYPELVGRSLRIAGSSAGLWRVDRFVGPEDALDEVERVITDRSVCNECLGEHPDCTIEGEYEVVEDTRGSRYIYTYTSGGRYCHSVPFFTAQIVGDGALFDARRSENVYEWRVLLPGETKGGEIFDQLQNGLPKGVDISLSQVGSPSAWPSAELSQKNLPYDQRQAIEVAVECGYYGTPREASLGDVAAALDLPKSTLRYRLRRAEEWLTNTVFSGSTHDTDEV; encoded by the coding sequence ATGCGCGAATATATTCTTTCAGCTAGGTATAAACGAGGCGCTGATTCGCTCATGGACGTGTTCATCTCGTATCCAGAGCTCGTCGGCCGTTCGCTCCGGATTGCCGGATCGAGTGCGGGTCTCTGGCGTGTTGACCGGTTCGTCGGACCGGAGGACGCGCTTGACGAAGTAGAGCGGGTGATAACGGATCGCTCGGTGTGCAACGAGTGCCTCGGTGAACATCCTGATTGCACTATCGAGGGAGAGTACGAGGTGGTTGAAGACACGAGAGGAAGTCGGTACATTTACACGTATACATCCGGCGGGAGGTACTGCCATTCAGTACCTTTTTTCACCGCGCAGATAGTCGGTGATGGGGCATTGTTCGACGCGCGACGAAGTGAGAACGTGTACGAGTGGCGAGTCCTACTCCCGGGTGAAACGAAGGGCGGTGAGATTTTCGACCAGCTACAGAACGGGCTCCCGAAAGGCGTCGATATCTCGCTGAGTCAGGTAGGGTCCCCGTCGGCCTGGCCGAGCGCGGAACTCTCACAGAAGAACCTCCCGTACGACCAGCGCCAGGCCATCGAGGTAGCTGTTGAGTGTGGGTACTACGGAACGCCGCGAGAGGCATCGCTGGGTGACGTGGCTGCTGCACTAGATCTTCCGAAATCGACACTTCGGTACCGGCTCCGCAGAGCGGAAGAGTGGCTGACGAACACGGTATTTAGTGGATCCACGCACGATACGGACGAGGTATAA
- a CDS encoding PaaI family thioesterase, translated as MNETDTRSLEVELPTDVAEQLEDDDETVAETLAALATDHVQIQESIETYTNREDGDKGPDSNPLETNPPIAELLGFQIESFGDGEAVVTIEPGPEHANPMGTLHGGVLCDIGDLAMGAAYGSTLGDDESFTTLELDVKFRRPVWEKPLTATGQVMDAGRTVGLVTCDVTGPDGELVAHLQSVCLTLRGEAAGGR; from the coding sequence GTGAACGAAACTGACACCCGAAGCCTGGAGGTAGAACTTCCCACTGACGTGGCTGAGCAATTGGAGGATGACGACGAGACGGTCGCAGAAACCCTCGCGGCTCTCGCTACCGACCACGTGCAGATACAAGAGTCCATCGAGACCTATACGAACCGTGAAGATGGAGACAAAGGTCCTGACTCAAATCCGCTGGAAACGAATCCGCCGATCGCAGAGTTACTCGGGTTCCAGATCGAATCGTTTGGCGATGGTGAAGCAGTCGTTACTATCGAACCCGGTCCGGAACACGCCAATCCGATGGGGACGCTCCACGGTGGCGTTCTCTGTGATATCGGGGATTTAGCGATGGGTGCTGCCTATGGGAGCACTCTCGGCGACGATGAGTCGTTCACGACGCTCGAATTGGACGTCAAGTTCCGGCGGCCCGTCTGGGAGAAGCCGCTCACTGCGACGGGGCAAGTCATGGATGCAGGACGAACCGTGGGTCTGGTCACGTGTGATGTCACCGGACCGGACGGGGAACTTGTCGCCCACCTCCAGAGTGTCTGCCTGACGTTACGAGGCGAAGCCGCTGGGGGCAGATGA